The genomic region TGGTGTAGGTGCGTTTGCGCCTGGATTAGAGGAGACAATAGACTCCCATATGCTGACCGGGACGTTTCCTGTCCAGATGCAATATTTACTAGACATCTGTAAGTGCCTAAACACGCAAACACGCATGGAGTGtactaactttttttttctatcatttAAGCTGAACCTGCCTACGAGCAGTGGAGGAACTTGTACGACAAAAAGCTCGATGAGGCGGAGGATGAAGTACAAATGAGAAGGAGTCAAGCGCcccaaacaaaaaagtgtgTTAAACGACCATAGATGTTAACTCCTTTCTTGATGATTTGATTTCCATTCTCTCTGTCCTAGGCGTCGTATGCTAAAACTTGAGCTtaccgatggaaaacaaacagccaTAGCTATGGAGCACACGGCTATCCGGTGCCTGAACACAAAGCTAGCCCCTGGCGTGAAGCTCCTTCTCTCCGGGCCGATACGTTGCGTTAACAGGGTGCTATTtttggagtcgaaaaacttGCGCGTCCTTGGTGGGGAAGTCGATATTTTACTGATAAGCAATGCGTACGAAAATGTGCTACTGCGAGCGCTAAATAAGCCAGCCAACCCGAACCCCAAGATCGACTATGAAGAGCCGGAGGTTGTTGAGAACAAACACCGTCCAAACCATACCAACATTCAGCCGGTTCCGATGGAAAACTATCGTGTTGTTGGGCACGACGAACGGAAGAATGTGGTAAACAAAACGCCCCCGTTGGTGGTGGATGACGTGGACGATGATTCGCTGCTCATGGGCATTGATTTGGATGCGGTCGAAGCTAGCCAGTCGCGGGTCGCTCCGGTTAGCAAACCGGAACAAGTCGCTTCTATAAGTACGCTGATGGATGACGACGAATTGGATGATATCGTACAGCAAGTCGAGGTGCCGGACGATCCCGAGGTTATGGATCAGCAGGTGTCCTCAACGAAACATTCCCAACCGTCCCCGAAGCCCCGTGTAACCGGTTTCGTAAAGCCAACGTTTGATGAACCGTTGGACGACGATTTCGACCTGATGAATTCgttggaaaatcaaattcaaagcGAATTTCATGGCTTTCAATCAGAACCACCAGCGGTGCAGCTGGCCCCTCCAATGGCGAAGAAAAGTCGGGTTCTAGATGACAAGTTTGTCACACCGTTGCAGTCGGCCAGGAAAACCCCTGCAGCTCCGCAACCTCCTAGCAGTTCCTTCCAATCCAATATGAATCACCATAAGAACCCCGTATCACCTCAGCCATCCTCGAGCAAGATGTTCCATCGGTTCAGTGCGTCATCACTTTTTGAAGACAGCATGGACTACGCGGAAGCGGAGGAACCCTCCCTTGCAACCGCAAACATTACTTCGCCAAACTATACATTCCGCATTGATGGCACAAATTTGGCCACGCTCGATCAGATTGCCTCCCTTTCAGAGGATAAGCTAGGTGGTGCCTCGTTCGTTGTGTACTGCGAGGTTAGTGCCGTAACCGACCAGCCACGTATACGTAAGGAACGTTGGCACCTTACGATCGTACTGACGGATCAATCGGAGCAGCATCTTTCAGTCCGGTTGCACAACGACGTGATAGCGAAACTGGTCCGGCATGACGCAGGGGAACTGATGCGGAAGCATAAAACTGATCGCGAGGGCGTGATGAAGTTACTCGATACTATTCTGGTCGAGTTCAAAGA from Anopheles coustani chromosome 3, idAnoCousDA_361_x.2, whole genome shotgun sequence harbors:
- the LOC131259733 gene encoding recQ-mediated genome instability protein 1-like, coding for MIQNESNRAQQTKQRFVREYNIKVLDEWLSGCVSFCLQENPKISNESLFQFAFSQWLLADLNEVGVGAFAPGLEETIDSHMLTGTFPVQMQYLLDISEPAYEQWRNLYDKKLDEAEDEVQMRRSQAPQTKKRRMLKLELTDGKQTAIAMEHTAIRCLNTKLAPGVKLLLSGPIRCVNRVLFLESKNLRVLGGEVDILLISNAYENVLLRALNKPANPNPKIDYEEPEVVENKHRPNHTNIQPVPMENYRVVGHDERKNVVNKTPPLVVDDVDDDSLLMGIDLDAVEASQSRVAPVSKPEQVASISTLMDDDELDDIVQQVEVPDDPEVMDQQVSSTKHSQPSPKPRVTGFVKPTFDEPLDDDFDLMNSLENQIQSEFHGFQSEPPAVQLAPPMAKKSRVLDDKFVTPLQSARKTPAAPQPPSSSFQSNMNHHKNPVSPQPSSSKMFHRFSASSLFEDSMDYAEAEEPSLATANITSPNYTFRIDGTNLATLDQIASLSEDKLGGASFVVYCEVSAVTDQPRIRKERWHLTIVLTDQSEQHLSVRLHNDVIAKLVRHDAGELMRKHKTDREGVMKLLDTILVEFKELLQEIKCFWRVVYPSKTGDSELPVVMESYEMNDERGSILLDKIIKENCSQLRKML